The genomic DNA CACAGTGAACTCCAGCGGGGCCACGGCCGCCTCTGCGTCGATGGTCGTCATGTCGTCATCCATTCCTTGTGGGTGGGCGCTCCGTCGCGCCGTTTCAGCCTACGCCCGAACCGCGGATGCGCGCCGCCGTTCAGAACCAGTTGGTCAGAGCAGAGCAGTGATCGCGGAACCGATGTCCGCCGTGGTGCGCGGCGCGCCGTCGCGTGCGGCGATATCGGCCTCGACGGCCTCGCTGACCCGCAGGGACTCCTCCACGAGACCGAGGTGGTCGAGCAGCAGCGCGATCGAGAGGATCGCCGCCGTCGGGTCCGCCTTCTGCTGCCCCGCGATGTCGGGAGCCGAACCGTGCACGGGCTCGAACATCGACGGGAACGCGCCGTCGGGGTTGATGTTCCCGGAGGCAGCGAGGCCGATGCCTCCGGTGACCGCTCCGGCGAGGTCCGTGAGGATGTCGCCGAACAGGTTGTCCGTGACGATGACGTCGAACCGAGAGGGGTCGGTCACGAGGAAGATCGTCGCCGCATCCACGTGCAGGTAGTCGACAGTGACATCCGGATGCTCGGCGGCGACCTCGTTCACGACGCGCTGCCAGATGCCCCCGGCGTGCACCAGGACGTTGGTCTTGTGCACGAGGGTGATCTTCTTGCGTCGACGCTCGGCGAGGTCGAACGCGTAGCGGACGACCCGCTCGACGCCGAATGCCGTGTTCACCGAGGTCTCGTTCGCGACCTCATGGGGCGTTCCCTTGCGGATCGCGCCCCCGTTGCCGACGTACGGTCCTTCTGTGCCCTCCCGGACGACGACGAAATCGATCGCTCCGGGGTTCGCGAGGGGCCCGGGAGCCCCGAGGAACAGCTTCGAAGGACGCAGATTCACATAGTGGTCGAGCGTGAAGCGCAGCTTCAGAAGCAGGCCGCGCTCGATGTTGGCGTCCTTCAGCCGGGGGTCGCCCGGGGTGCCGCCGACGGCCCCCAGCAAGATCGCGTCGTGCGCGGCGATGGCTTCGAGATCATCGTCCGTCAGGGTGTCGCCGGTCTCGAGGAAGCGCGCAGCGCCCAGCGAGAAGCGGGTCTTGTCGAAGCTGACGCCGCTGCCTGCGGTGACGGCATCGAGCACCTTCTCGGCTTCGGCGACGACCTCGGGGCCGATGCCGTCACCCGGGATGACGGCCAGCTTCACGACACGCGACATGACACTCCTTGCATCGGGATCGCCCGCGATCCGACGCGGCGCGGGCGTGCATCCAGCGTACTGGTCAGTGCATACGCCCCGAGCGCAGTGTGACGGCGGCGATCACGCCGGCTGCCACGACGAGCCCGGCCCCGATCAGCGACGTCACCGTCACTCCGGATCCGAACGCCGCGGCTGCCGCGTTCCAGAGGGAGTCGCCGAGCTGCGCCGGGAGTTCCTGAGCGGCCGTGTACGCGCCGGCGAGCGTCTCCCGCGCGGCATCCACCGCATCCTGCGGCAGACCATCGGGGATCACCAGCGCTCCACGGTAGAACGCGGTGATGATCCCGCCGAGCACGGCCGTGCCGAGGACAGCGCCGAGCTCGTACGCCGTCTCGGAGACGGCGCTCGCGGCTCCCGCCTTCTCGGCAGGCGCACTGGAGAGGATCAACTCGTTCGAGATGGTCTCCGCGGCGCCGATCCCGATCCCGAGCACCACGAAGGCCACGACGAGGGGCAGCACGCCGTGCTCGTGAGTGGTGAACGCGACGATCAGATATCCGGCGACCGAGAACACCAGCGCCGACGGGACCAGCACATGCGGAGGCACCCGCCGTGAGATGGGCACGACGGAGAGCCCTGCGATGATCATGGCGACCATCCCGGGCACGAGTGCGA from Microbacterium sp. LWO13-1.2 includes the following:
- a CDS encoding 3-isopropylmalate dehydrogenase; translation: MSRVVKLAVIPGDGIGPEVVAEAEKVLDAVTAGSGVSFDKTRFSLGAARFLETGDTLTDDDLEAIAAHDAILLGAVGGTPGDPRLKDANIERGLLLKLRFTLDHYVNLRPSKLFLGAPGPLANPGAIDFVVVREGTEGPYVGNGGAIRKGTPHEVANETSVNTAFGVERVVRYAFDLAERRRKKITLVHKTNVLVHAGGIWQRVVNEVAAEHPDVTVDYLHVDAATIFLVTDPSRFDVIVTDNLFGDILTDLAGAVTGGIGLAASGNINPDGAFPSMFEPVHGSAPDIAGQQKADPTAAILSIALLLDHLGLVEESLRVSEAVEADIAARDGAPRTTADIGSAITALL